A stretch of the Archangium violaceum genome encodes the following:
- a CDS encoding DUF4280 domain-containing protein, with protein sequence MGLQIVMGAMMQCSFGLSPSSLMVLPTNKVMGTTPAANIMDNKPFVNILPFGMCKSMANPAVAAATAANKGVLTQMPCVPATAAPWVPGCPKVLIGNMPALESNSKLMCSFGGVIQIVMPGQFTVTE encoded by the coding sequence ATGGGACTCCAGATCGTCATGGGCGCCATGATGCAGTGCAGCTTCGGGTTGTCGCCCTCCTCGTTGATGGTGCTGCCCACCAACAAGGTGATGGGCACGACACCGGCGGCCAACATCATGGACAACAAGCCCTTCGTGAACATCCTCCCCTTCGGGATGTGCAAGTCGATGGCGAACCCCGCGGTGGCCGCGGCCACGGCGGCGAACAAGGGCGTGCTCACCCAGATGCCGTGCGTGCCCGCCACGGCGGCGCCCTGGGTCCCCGGATGCCCCAAGGTCCTCATCGGCAACATGCCGGCCCTGGAGAGCAACTCGAAGCTCATGTGCAGCTTCGGCGGCGTCATCCAGATCGTCATGCCCGGCCAGTTCACGGTGACGGAGTAA
- a CDS encoding type VI secretion system protein IglI family protein: MADTSPTAAPFDSTLLEQPRDKVEIPDAESAEERLERVLGLVARGAYAEASRAAEALLSEGMRDVRLVTPYLFGGFLEHGLRAMPVIFSSLAKVLTSQWESFGPAEKKTVFARSGLLWLFKTLSKHLQHHEIAKDETWHQWNTADNRVPLQDALTLAGEVNEALATTLPGSGCEGPFRQITHWLGTHLSALPSEPPPPADEPAHEESPEGASATHPDEDEEPEARARPTPAARPPEAPAPKGPVIPVSPALALLMRKLDAFDTLVERRDLARASVVASDVLHTLEHFDPRVYLPSLFARFFGGLGMHADVIERLLQSTDTLAFRALEQLYRVDLDAFMAAPPSSLSSEE, translated from the coding sequence ATGGCCGACACGTCCCCGACCGCCGCGCCCTTCGATTCCACCCTCCTGGAGCAGCCGCGCGACAAGGTCGAGATACCGGATGCGGAGAGCGCGGAGGAGCGCCTGGAGAGGGTGCTCGGACTGGTGGCCCGGGGCGCCTACGCGGAGGCGTCGCGCGCCGCCGAGGCACTGCTGAGCGAGGGCATGCGTGACGTGCGGCTGGTGACGCCCTACCTCTTCGGGGGCTTCCTCGAGCACGGCCTGCGTGCCATGCCGGTCATCTTCTCCTCGCTCGCCAAGGTCCTGACGAGCCAGTGGGAGAGCTTCGGTCCGGCCGAGAAGAAGACCGTCTTCGCCCGGAGCGGCCTGCTCTGGCTGTTCAAGACGCTGTCCAAGCATCTCCAGCACCACGAGATAGCCAAGGACGAGACGTGGCACCAGTGGAACACGGCGGACAACCGGGTCCCCCTGCAGGACGCGCTGACGCTCGCGGGCGAGGTGAACGAGGCCCTCGCCACCACGCTGCCGGGGAGCGGCTGCGAGGGGCCCTTCCGGCAGATCACCCACTGGCTGGGCACGCACCTGTCGGCCCTCCCGAGCGAGCCCCCGCCTCCCGCGGACGAGCCGGCCCACGAGGAGAGCCCCGAGGGAGCCAGCGCGACCCACCCAGACGAGGACGAGGAGCCAGAAGCCCGGGCCAGGCCCACACCGGCCGCCCGGCCCCCCGAGGCACCAGCGCCCAAGGGCCCCGTCATCCCCGTCTCGCCAGCGCTCGCCCTGCTGATGCGCAAGCTGGACGCCTTCGACACGCTCGTGGAGCGCAGGGACCTGGCCCGGGCCAGCGTGGTGGCCTCGGACGTGCTCCACACCCTCGAGCACTTCGATCCGCGCGTCTACCTGCCCTCGCTCTTCGCGCGCTTCTTCGGCGGCCTGGGGATGCACGCCGACGTCATCGAGCGGCTGCTGCAGAGCACCGACACCCTGGCCTTCCGCGCGCTCGAGCAGCTCTACCGGGTGGACCTCGACGCCTTCATGGCCGCGCCGCCGAGCTCCCTGTCGTCGGAGGAGTAG
- the tssB gene encoding type VI secretion system contractile sheath small subunit, with product MPIQDKLPKSRITLTYRTNISGQEQEVDLPFRVLVLGDYSLGSSKDRKQDLEDRKLRSVTGNNINDLMKDMDMSVEFEVPNKINPSAEENIQVQLKIDRMKSFNPDEIVHQVPKLKALLLLRKLLLEMQSDIDNRKELRRTLYELYSNPEELKKLMESEKLKAYEPLRLPADTGSEPTAKPASGPDVPAAKPN from the coding sequence GTGCCCATCCAGGACAAGCTTCCCAAATCCCGTATCACACTCACATATCGCACCAACATCAGCGGGCAGGAGCAGGAGGTCGATCTTCCCTTCCGGGTCCTCGTCCTCGGCGACTACTCGCTGGGTTCCTCGAAGGATCGCAAGCAGGACCTCGAGGATCGCAAGCTGCGCTCGGTGACGGGCAACAACATCAACGATCTCATGAAGGACATGGACATGTCCGTCGAGTTCGAGGTGCCCAACAAGATCAACCCGAGCGCCGAGGAGAACATCCAGGTCCAGCTGAAGATCGACCGGATGAAGTCCTTCAACCCGGACGAGATCGTCCACCAGGTGCCCAAGCTCAAGGCGCTCCTGCTGCTGCGCAAGCTGCTGCTGGAGATGCAGTCGGACATCGACAACCGCAAGGAGCTGCGGCGCACGCTCTATGAGCTGTACTCCAACCCGGAGGAGCTCAAGAAGCTGATGGAGAGCGAGAAGCTCAAGGCCTACGAGCCCCTGCGCCTGCCCGCCGACACCGGCTCCGAGCCCACCGCCAAGCCCGCCTCCGGTCCCGACGTGCCGGCCGCCAAGCCCAACTGA
- the tssC gene encoding type VI secretion system contractile sheath large subunit: MAEKDYLIELFKNRSYEAPPAAPQPLIEKNLVPAPLDESAVPGESRFLSSLAALLYNVEPIKDDEGKVRFDKGEVMKAVKRVDELIEAQMNEILHNEKFQQMESAWRGLEDLVQHTNFQANITIELLDVSKQELGEDFEKNSSSIFSSALFDKVYIQEYDQYGGRPYGAMIGLYEFAATKADLTWLERMSWVANAAHCPFVASATHKFFDCESVQQLETLKNLDGVLSHPRYSKWAELRDSESGAYIGLTLPRFVLRLPWNPVTNPCDVLNFTEEASGDPQKYLWGNSAILFARNLVKAFEQSGWCQSIRGPKGGGQIKGLPVDTFTLRGQKMIQPPLEMTIPDYREFEFARNGFIPLVYRKNEAEASFFSTQSIKRSKRFKDPKDSENSQLVTNLAYTFSITRIAHYIKCIMRDNIGSTADEGYIQRQIDAWLGGYVTTVVNPDDLTLRRFPFKATNVAVARRAGEIGWYDCKVAVLPHIQFEGLNVELMLESRLG; this comes from the coding sequence ATGGCTGAAAAAGACTATCTGATCGAGTTGTTCAAGAACCGGAGCTACGAGGCGCCGCCCGCCGCTCCGCAACCGCTGATCGAGAAGAACCTGGTGCCCGCCCCGCTGGACGAGTCGGCGGTGCCCGGTGAGAGCCGCTTCCTCTCCTCGCTGGCGGCCCTGCTCTACAACGTCGAGCCCATCAAGGACGACGAGGGCAAGGTCCGCTTCGACAAGGGCGAGGTGATGAAGGCCGTCAAGCGCGTCGATGAGCTCATCGAGGCGCAGATGAACGAGATCCTCCACAACGAGAAGTTCCAGCAGATGGAGTCCGCCTGGCGCGGGCTGGAGGATCTGGTCCAGCACACCAACTTCCAGGCGAACATCACCATCGAGCTGCTGGACGTGTCCAAGCAGGAGCTGGGCGAGGACTTCGAGAAGAACTCGAGCAGCATCTTCTCCAGCGCCCTCTTCGACAAGGTCTACATCCAGGAGTACGACCAGTACGGCGGCCGTCCCTACGGCGCGATGATCGGTCTGTATGAGTTCGCGGCCACCAAGGCGGACCTCACCTGGCTGGAGCGCATGAGCTGGGTGGCCAACGCGGCGCACTGCCCCTTCGTCGCCTCGGCCACCCACAAGTTCTTCGACTGTGAGAGCGTCCAGCAACTCGAGACGCTCAAGAACCTGGATGGCGTGCTCTCCCACCCGCGCTATAGCAAGTGGGCCGAGCTGCGCGACTCCGAGTCGGGCGCCTATATCGGTCTCACGCTTCCGCGCTTCGTGCTGCGCCTGCCGTGGAACCCCGTCACCAACCCGTGTGACGTGCTCAACTTCACCGAGGAGGCCTCGGGCGATCCCCAGAAGTACCTGTGGGGCAACTCCGCCATCCTCTTCGCCCGCAACCTGGTGAAGGCCTTCGAGCAGTCCGGCTGGTGCCAGTCCATCCGCGGCCCCAAGGGCGGCGGACAGATCAAGGGCCTGCCGGTGGACACCTTCACCCTGCGCGGCCAGAAGATGATCCAGCCGCCGCTGGAGATGACCATCCCGGACTACCGCGAGTTCGAGTTCGCCCGGAATGGCTTCATCCCGCTCGTCTACCGGAAGAACGAGGCCGAGGCGTCCTTCTTCAGCACCCAGTCCATCAAGCGATCCAAGCGCTTCAAGGATCCGAAGGACTCGGAGAACTCGCAGCTCGTCACCAACCTGGCCTACACGTTCTCCATCACCCGCATCGCGCACTACATCAAGTGCATCATGCGCGACAACATCGGCAGCACCGCGGACGAGGGTTACATCCAGCGGCAGATCGACGCGTGGCTCGGCGGGTACGTGACCACGGTGGTCAACCCGGATGACCTGACGCTGCGCCGCTTCCCCTTCAAGGCCACCAACGTCGCGGTGGCGCGCCGCGCCGGGGAGATCGGCTGGTACGACTGCAAGGTCGCCGTGCTTCCCCATATCCAGTTCGAAGGCCTCAACGTGGAGCTGATGCTCGAGTCCCGGCTCGGCTAG
- the tssK gene encoding type VI secretion system baseplate subunit TssK produces MQPHKLARVRWQVGQTLLPEHFRTQDGALSEEARLYAELSGLPLRGVAALDLNEVLLGEGTFSISSLTAVMPGGFLVEVPGNATVSPLSLEDTGRSEVTLFLHLLAETSGSEGIPLYTEDPPTVHRTLHTLLLSTEHAVDGAVSTLELASLSKDTEGQWHLSAENVPPLLLVGPNPFLEPVLADLDSLLEQAQGQLRTRLQDSYLRSDRLTTARRALCEVRRLQALRADMRHHVYPHPYKFLDALRGLYFEACCYLEAEPDENLPTYHHEDLGPALRRWMELLNRSFRPEATRLTHRAFTSRDGRFILSPLPKETPPPNDFYLLVQRKDPSRPLPLEGVKLASPLRLPVVRRLALKGISYRHVPHPAFPHAFGPEIDWYQLTATGEEWQYALREDGLAFFVTPALDGTQISLFWRRQ; encoded by the coding sequence ATGCAGCCTCACAAGCTCGCGCGGGTCCGCTGGCAGGTGGGCCAGACGCTGCTTCCCGAGCATTTCCGTACCCAGGACGGCGCCCTGTCGGAGGAGGCCCGGCTGTATGCCGAGCTGTCCGGCCTCCCTCTGCGGGGCGTCGCCGCCCTGGATTTGAACGAGGTGCTGCTCGGCGAGGGCACCTTCAGCATTTCCTCACTGACCGCGGTGATGCCGGGCGGCTTCCTGGTGGAGGTCCCCGGCAACGCCACGGTGTCGCCCCTGTCGCTGGAAGACACCGGCCGCTCCGAGGTCACCCTCTTCCTCCACCTCCTGGCGGAGACGAGCGGCAGCGAGGGCATCCCGCTCTACACGGAGGATCCGCCCACCGTCCACCGCACCCTCCACACGCTGCTGCTCTCCACCGAGCACGCGGTGGATGGCGCCGTGTCCACGCTGGAGCTGGCCTCGCTCTCCAAGGACACCGAGGGCCAGTGGCACCTGTCCGCGGAGAACGTGCCCCCGCTGCTGCTGGTGGGCCCCAACCCCTTCCTGGAGCCGGTGCTCGCGGACCTGGACAGTCTGCTCGAGCAGGCCCAGGGCCAGCTGCGCACGCGCCTGCAGGACAGCTACCTGCGAAGTGATCGGCTCACCACCGCCCGCCGCGCGTTGTGCGAGGTGCGCCGGCTGCAGGCCCTGCGGGCCGACATGCGGCATCACGTCTACCCGCACCCGTACAAGTTCCTCGACGCGCTGCGCGGGCTCTACTTCGAGGCGTGCTGCTACCTGGAGGCCGAGCCCGACGAGAACCTCCCCACCTACCATCACGAGGATCTCGGCCCGGCCCTGCGCCGGTGGATGGAGCTACTCAACCGGAGCTTCCGCCCCGAGGCCACGCGCCTCACCCACCGCGCCTTCACCAGCCGCGATGGCCGCTTCATCCTGTCGCCATTGCCCAAGGAGACTCCTCCGCCCAACGACTTCTATCTGCTGGTGCAGCGCAAGGATCCGAGCAGGCCGCTGCCGCTGGAGGGCGTGAAGCTGGCCAGCCCGCTGCGCCTGCCGGTGGTGCGCCGCCTGGCGCTCAAGGGCATCAGCTACCGCCACGTGCCCCACCCCGCCTTCCCCCACGCCTTCGGCCCGGAGATCGACTGGTACCAGCTCACCGCCACGGGCGAGGAGTGGCAGTACGCCCTGCGCGAGGACGGCCTGGCCTTCTTCGTCACCCCCGCGCTCGACGGCACCCAGATCTCCCTCTTCTGGCGGAGGCAGTGA
- a CDS encoding GPW/gp25 family protein, whose protein sequence is MARQAFLDKFGNNRRDGTRDELVQVLRNLEAVLNTQQGYGFFRRDFGLGEYMEKRGTRALVQTLTSEIQSEIETNEPRLKDVEVTLEGRDATLWLHFKLTATLGGQPVELRLFFDTVSSRVRVQKKEE, encoded by the coding sequence ATGGCGCGTCAGGCCTTCCTGGACAAGTTCGGCAACAACCGCCGTGACGGCACGCGCGACGAGCTGGTGCAGGTGCTACGCAACCTGGAGGCCGTGCTCAACACGCAGCAGGGCTACGGCTTCTTCAGGCGGGACTTCGGGCTCGGGGAGTACATGGAGAAGCGCGGCACCCGCGCGCTCGTGCAGACGCTCACCTCGGAGATCCAGAGCGAGATCGAAACCAACGAGCCACGCCTGAAGGACGTGGAGGTGACGCTCGAGGGCCGCGACGCCACGCTGTGGCTGCACTTCAAGCTGACCGCCACGCTGGGCGGCCAACCCGTCGAGCTGCGGCTCTTCTTCGACACCGTGAGCAGCCGGGTCCGCGTCCAGAAGAAGGAAGAGTGA